One region of Alcanivorax sediminis genomic DNA includes:
- a CDS encoding mechanosensitive ion channel family protein: MNWDWSQLLVWPTLETPSDIWLTQLFLLVLCTVAVNFTMMRVIDVLDRLIVKTDTLWDDALLEAARIPLRLVFWVVGLSICVELMQAVSDEENVLFDLVPQARRIAFIVIIAMFLNRFISYTEKNLIDPSRMRKPMDHSTAAAIAKLLRVSVIITAMLIILQTLGYSISGVLAFGGIGGMAVAFAAKDLLANFFGGMMIYLDKPFRVGDWVRSPDRSIEGTVENIGWRLTRIRTFDQRPLYIPNAMFTSIVLENPSRMFNRRINEKIGIRYDDWQRMPAIVEAVKAMLKAHEELETEEKTLIVNFDSYGASHLEFFIYTFTKTTEWVRYHEIKQDVLMKIMKIVDEHGAEFAFPTRTLHLVSNNNDNPSTGLEDDNVEEQQHVHR; encoded by the coding sequence ATGAATTGGGACTGGAGCCAGTTGCTGGTTTGGCCGACGCTGGAAACCCCTTCGGATATCTGGCTGACCCAGCTGTTTCTGCTGGTGCTGTGCACTGTGGCGGTGAATTTCACCATGATGCGGGTGATCGATGTGCTCGACCGCCTGATCGTTAAGACCGACACGCTTTGGGATGACGCTCTTCTGGAGGCCGCGCGCATCCCTCTGCGGCTGGTGTTCTGGGTCGTTGGCCTGTCGATCTGTGTCGAACTGATGCAGGCAGTCAGCGATGAAGAAAATGTGTTGTTCGATCTGGTCCCCCAGGCGCGTCGCATTGCGTTTATCGTGATCATTGCCATGTTCCTGAATCGGTTCATTTCCTACACGGAGAAGAACCTGATCGACCCGTCCCGCATGCGCAAGCCCATGGACCACTCCACTGCAGCAGCCATTGCAAAACTGTTGCGGGTGTCGGTGATTATTACCGCCATGCTGATCATCCTGCAGACACTGGGGTACAGCATCTCCGGGGTGCTGGCCTTTGGCGGTATTGGTGGCATGGCGGTGGCCTTTGCGGCCAAGGACCTGCTCGCCAACTTCTTCGGTGGCATGATGATCTATCTGGACAAGCCGTTCCGGGTGGGTGACTGGGTGCGTTCTCCGGATCGCTCCATCGAAGGTACGGTGGAAAACATTGGCTGGCGCCTCACCCGTATCCGTACGTTTGATCAGCGTCCGCTGTATATCCCCAATGCCATGTTCACCTCTATCGTGCTGGAAAATCCGTCACGCATGTTCAACCGCCGCATCAATGAAAAGATTGGCATTCGCTACGATGACTGGCAAAGAATGCCGGCTATCGTCGAGGCGGTGAAGGCTATGCTGAAGGCCCACGAAGAGCTGGAGACGGAAGAAAAAACACTGATCGTGAATTTCGACAGCTACGGCGCGTCGCACCTGGAATTTTTCATCTATACCTTTACCAAAACCACCGAGTGGGTGCGTTACCATGAGATCAAGCAGGATGTTCTCATGAAGATCATGAAGATCGTGGACGAACATGGCGCCGAGTTTGCCTTCCCCACGCGCACACTGCATTTGGTCAGTAACAACAATGATAATCCTTCAACCGGGCTTGAGGATGACAACGTAGAGGAACAGCAACATGTCCATCGCTGA
- a CDS encoding hypoxanthine-guanine phosphoribosyltransferase yields MSIADDVQKELMQVRREAIELHSSDQVQEAIAKLAFAVTEAYSGKVPVFVTIMNGGMIFAAELVKRLDFPLEMDYLHASRYLGETTGGDVEWLVTPNASLAGRHVLIVDDILDVGTTLLSIIRACEAQGAASVKTCVLVDKQHDRKAEPGLKADFTALEAADHYLFGMGMDYKGFWRNAPGIYAVKEGNE; encoded by the coding sequence ATGTCCATCGCTGATGACGTGCAGAAGGAATTAATGCAGGTACGCCGTGAGGCCATCGAACTGCATTCTTCCGATCAGGTACAGGAAGCTATCGCCAAGCTGGCGTTTGCAGTGACCGAGGCTTACAGCGGTAAGGTACCGGTGTTCGTGACCATCATGAACGGCGGTATGATTTTCGCCGCCGAGTTGGTCAAGCGCCTGGATTTCCCGCTGGAGATGGACTACCTGCATGCCAGCCGCTATCTCGGTGAAACCACCGGCGGTGACGTGGAATGGCTAGTGACTCCCAACGCCAGTCTGGCGGGGCGTCACGTGTTGATTGTTGACGACATTCTCGATGTGGGTACCACCTTGCTGTCTATCATTCGTGCCTGTGAAGCCCAGGGTGCCGCGTCAGTAAAGACTTGTGTGCTCGTGGACAAGCAACATGATCGCAAGGCCGAGCCGGGCCTGAAAGCGGACTTCACGGCACTGGAGGCTGCAGACCACTACCTGTTTGGCATGGGCATGGACTACAAGGGGTTCTGGCGTAATGCGCCGGGGATCTATGCTGTGAAAGAGGGCAACGAATAA
- a CDS encoding S-methyl-5'-thioinosine phosphorylase → MLAFIGGTGLTRMENLKILQRHDITTRFGKPSAPVLEGELDGQRVLFLARHGDPHVLLPHQVNYRANLVALKEAGATAIVAANAVGGITADAPTGALVLPDQIIDYTYGRDMTLFDDPAEPLVHVDFSWPFDGALRNALKEKLAETELSWTDGGCYAATQGPRLETAAEILRLERDGCDIVGMTGMPEAVLARELALPYAMLSLVVNPAAGKSTHEITMAEIEAVIHDGMASVCLLLADFARDYSA, encoded by the coding sequence ATGTTGGCGTTCATTGGCGGTACTGGTCTGACCCGCATGGAGAACCTGAAAATCCTCCAGCGTCACGACATTACCACCCGCTTCGGCAAGCCTTCGGCGCCGGTGCTGGAAGGGGAGCTGGATGGTCAACGGGTGTTGTTCCTTGCCCGTCATGGTGATCCTCATGTGTTACTTCCCCATCAGGTGAATTACCGGGCTAATCTGGTTGCCTTGAAAGAGGCAGGAGCCACGGCCATTGTGGCGGCCAATGCGGTGGGCGGCATCACTGCTGATGCGCCGACGGGCGCGCTGGTGCTACCGGACCAGATTATTGATTACACCTACGGTCGCGACATGACCCTGTTCGATGATCCAGCCGAACCACTGGTACATGTGGACTTCAGCTGGCCCTTTGATGGTGCGTTGCGAAATGCACTGAAAGAAAAGCTGGCCGAGACCGAGCTGTCCTGGACCGATGGCGGGTGCTACGCCGCCACCCAGGGCCCTCGTCTGGAAACCGCCGCCGAGATTCTGCGACTTGAGCGTGATGGTTGCGATATCGTCGGCATGACCGGCATGCCGGAGGCCGTGCTGGCCCGTGAGCTGGCGCTGCCCTATGCCATGCTCTCCCTGGTGGTGAATCCGGCGGCAGGTAAATCCACCCATGAAATTACCATGGCGGAAATCGAAGCGGTGATCCACGATGGTATGGCCAGTGTGTGCCTGCTGTTGGCGGATTTCGCGCGGGATTATTCTGCCTGA
- a CDS encoding CNNM domain-containing protein: MTLLIIFAAISIGFSFLCSVLEAALLSITPSFIAGLRESRPGLYKALRAYKDDIDKPLSAILTLNTVAHTVGATGVGAQVAVVFGETWLAAASGVMTLAILILSEIIPKTIGAKYWRSLAPMLPPILKVIMVSLAPFVWLSKLITSQIGGNDHDVDVRAEIAALADMGKDQLALEDDEHKVIQNILRLHDVKVGAIMTPRTVCRTVRAEMTVAEFLEQEKGQPFSRFPIMNERGECTGYIHKSDLLDVPPQQTMKALALEVSMISTRMSIEDLFHAMLNQRQHMAVVYDEHGTWVGLITLEDILETILGREIMDETDNVADLRLYARQRWSRKLKKHAGPDQDS, translated from the coding sequence TTGACCCTGTTGATCATTTTTGCTGCCATTTCCATCGGTTTTTCCTTCCTCTGTTCCGTACTGGAAGCGGCGCTGCTCTCCATCACCCCCAGCTTCATTGCCGGCCTGCGCGAATCTCGCCCGGGGTTGTACAAAGCCCTGCGAGCGTACAAGGACGACATCGATAAGCCGCTTTCAGCCATTCTCACCTTGAACACGGTTGCCCATACGGTAGGTGCCACCGGGGTCGGTGCCCAGGTAGCCGTGGTCTTTGGCGAAACCTGGCTCGCTGCTGCCTCCGGTGTCATGACACTGGCGATCCTGATCCTGTCCGAGATTATTCCCAAGACCATTGGCGCCAAGTACTGGCGTTCCCTGGCCCCCATGCTGCCGCCAATATTAAAGGTGATCATGGTGTCACTGGCCCCCTTTGTGTGGCTGTCCAAACTGATCACCAGTCAGATTGGCGGCAACGATCATGACGTGGATGTGCGTGCGGAAATTGCAGCCCTGGCCGACATGGGCAAGGATCAGCTGGCGCTGGAAGACGATGAGCACAAGGTTATCCAGAACATCCTGCGCCTGCATGATGTAAAAGTCGGGGCGATCATGACGCCTCGCACCGTTTGCCGAACGGTGAGAGCGGAGATGACAGTGGCGGAGTTCCTGGAGCAGGAGAAGGGACAACCGTTTTCCCGCTTTCCGATCATGAACGAACGCGGTGAGTGCACTGGATATATCCACAAGTCGGACTTGCTGGATGTTCCTCCGCAGCAGACCATGAAGGCGCTGGCGCTGGAAGTGTCCATGATCAGCACTCGCATGAGCATCGAGGACCTGTTCCACGCCATGCTTAACCAGCGTCAGCACATGGCGGTGGTCTATGACGAGCATGGAACCTGGGTGGGCCTGATCACTCTGGAAGATATTTTGGAAACCATTCTGGGCCGCGAAATCATGGATGAAACCGACAACGTGGCCGATTTACGACTCTACGCACGTCAGCGCTGGAGTCGAAAACTCAAGAAGCACGCGGGACCTGACCAGGACTCCTGA
- the cysK gene encoding cysteine synthase A, producing MAQIYKDNSETIGHTPLVKINRISQGNILAKLESRNPAGSVKCRIGSSMIWDAEQSGKLKPGMTLVEPTSGNTGIALAYVAAARGYDLVLTMPDSMSLERRKILKALGAKLVLTPGAKGMPGAIAQAEALVAENPATHLMLQQFENPANPAIHEKTTGPEIWEATDGEIDVLVAGVGTGGTITGVSRYIKNTKGKAITTVAVEPDSSTMITAGLSGDEPTHGPHKIQGIGAGFVPKNLDLAMVDRAEQVSNEDAMAWAHKLMQEEGILAGISCGAAMCVADRISQQPEFAGKTIVVVLPDSGERYLSSPLFADMFSEQELSQ from the coding sequence ATGGCACAGATTTACAAGGACAATAGCGAGACGATTGGTCATACGCCGCTGGTGAAAATCAACCGCATCAGCCAGGGCAACATCCTCGCCAAGCTGGAATCCCGCAACCCGGCGGGCAGCGTCAAGTGCCGCATTGGCTCATCCATGATCTGGGATGCGGAGCAGAGCGGCAAACTCAAGCCTGGCATGACCCTGGTGGAACCCACCAGCGGCAACACCGGGATCGCACTGGCCTATGTGGCGGCGGCCCGTGGCTATGATCTTGTGCTGACCATGCCCGATTCCATGAGTCTGGAGCGACGCAAGATTCTCAAGGCGCTGGGAGCAAAACTGGTCCTGACCCCCGGTGCCAAAGGCATGCCTGGCGCCATTGCCCAGGCTGAAGCACTCGTAGCTGAAAACCCTGCCACACACCTGATGCTGCAGCAGTTCGAAAACCCGGCCAATCCGGCGATTCATGAAAAAACCACTGGCCCGGAAATCTGGGAGGCCACCGACGGCGAGATTGATGTGCTGGTAGCGGGTGTCGGCACTGGCGGGACCATCACCGGCGTGTCCCGCTACATCAAGAATACCAAGGGCAAGGCGATCACCACCGTGGCGGTGGAGCCGGATTCTTCCACCATGATCACCGCGGGCCTCAGCGGCGATGAGCCCACTCATGGTCCGCACAAGATTCAGGGTATTGGTGCTGGCTTTGTGCCAAAGAACCTTGATCTTGCCATGGTGGACCGTGCCGAGCAGGTCAGCAATGAAGACGCCATGGCCTGGGCCCACAAGCTGATGCAGGAAGAGGGCATCCTGGCGGGTATTTCCTGTGGAGCCGCCATGTGTGTGGCAGACCGCATCAGCCAACAGCCGGAATTCGCTGGCAAGACCATCGTGGTGGTGTTGCCGGATTCTGGCGAGCGTTACCTCAGTTCGCCGCTGTTTGCTGACATGTTCAGTGAGCAGGAGTTGAGCCAGTAA
- a CDS encoding BaiN/RdsA family NAD(P)/FAD-dependent oxidoreductase: MAASTETDIVVIGAGAAGLMCAATAAYQGHRVLVLDHANKAGKKILMSGGGRCNFTNLNTTPEHFVSANPHFCKSALKRYSPWHFVELVERHGIEHVEKAPGQLFCAESSKEILGVLLTECEWAGAEIVLNTAIKRVSKTDNGFSLATSAGTITCQKLVVACGGLSIPTMGATGFGYQLAEQFGLTVLPTRAGLVPFTLQPDDKAWLAELSGISTDVVASTAHARFAEPMLITHRGLSGPAMLQVSSFWTPGQGVTVDWLPQVVDPVAELVTERQRHPNRGLERWLRQYFSQRLAAALTDQFGWQGNLQQFSNERLSAVAATLKGWSFKPSGTEGYRTAEVTLGGVDTDAISSKNFEVKSVPGLHFIGEVLDVTGQLGGFNFQWAWASGWCTGQAL, encoded by the coding sequence ATGGCAGCCAGCACAGAAACAGACATTGTTGTGATCGGCGCTGGTGCTGCCGGGTTGATGTGTGCCGCCACCGCAGCGTATCAGGGCCATCGGGTGTTGGTGCTGGATCATGCCAACAAGGCGGGCAAGAAGATCCTCATGTCCGGTGGAGGGCGTTGTAATTTCACCAACCTGAATACCACTCCGGAACACTTCGTTTCCGCCAACCCGCATTTCTGCAAATCTGCCCTAAAGCGCTACAGCCCCTGGCATTTCGTCGAGCTGGTAGAGCGCCATGGCATCGAGCATGTGGAGAAAGCACCCGGGCAGCTGTTCTGCGCGGAGTCCTCCAAGGAAATCCTCGGCGTCTTGCTTACCGAGTGCGAATGGGCAGGTGCTGAAATCGTCCTGAATACCGCGATCAAACGGGTCAGCAAAACCGACAACGGTTTCAGTCTGGCCACCAGTGCGGGGACGATAACCTGCCAGAAACTGGTGGTGGCCTGCGGGGGGCTTTCCATCCCCACGATGGGCGCGACCGGCTTTGGCTATCAGCTGGCCGAACAGTTTGGCCTGACGGTGCTGCCCACCCGTGCCGGTCTGGTGCCGTTTACGCTACAGCCGGATGACAAGGCCTGGCTGGCTGAGCTTTCCGGTATCAGCACCGACGTGGTGGCCAGCACGGCCCATGCCCGTTTTGCCGAGCCCATGCTGATTACCCATCGTGGCCTCTCTGGCCCTGCCATGTTGCAGGTCTCCAGTTTCTGGACGCCGGGGCAGGGGGTGACCGTGGATTGGTTGCCCCAGGTGGTTGATCCGGTTGCCGAACTGGTGACTGAGCGCCAGCGGCATCCCAACCGCGGCCTGGAGCGTTGGTTGCGCCAGTATTTTTCCCAGCGGCTTGCGGCTGCCCTCACGGATCAGTTCGGCTGGCAGGGCAACCTCCAGCAATTCAGTAATGAGCGCCTTTCGGCAGTGGCCGCCACCCTGAAGGGCTGGTCTTTCAAGCCCTCCGGCACCGAAGGCTATCGGACTGCAGAGGTCACTCTGGGCGGCGTCGATACCGATGCGATTTCCTCGAAGAACTTTGAAGTGAAATCCGTGCCGGGGCTGCACTTCATTGGCGAGGTGCTGGATGTGACCGGACAGTTGGGCGGGTTCAACTTCCAGTGGGCCTGGGCCAGCGGCTGGTGTACTGGCCAGGCCCTGTAA
- a CDS encoding TetR/AcrR family transcriptional regulator, with protein MSAQATRERIVEAADELFYQQGFEHTSFADIASLVEISRGNFYYHFKTKDEILAAVIDHRLSVTRTMLEAWEREGDTPMARVRCFIRILIANQAKIFLHGCPVGSLSNELAKLNHPARTDAVRVFTLFRRWLGDQFRAAGQADRADELAMHVLAFSQGVATMAVAYQDEAFVEREVQNLCQWLMERFDTH; from the coding sequence ATGAGTGCACAAGCGACCCGGGAGAGGATTGTCGAAGCGGCGGACGAGTTGTTCTACCAGCAGGGGTTTGAGCACACCTCTTTCGCTGATATCGCCAGCCTGGTGGAGATTTCACGGGGTAATTTCTATTACCACTTCAAAACCAAGGATGAAATTCTCGCAGCGGTTATTGATCACCGGCTTTCGGTGACCAGGACCATGCTGGAAGCCTGGGAGCGTGAAGGCGACACGCCCATGGCGAGAGTGCGTTGTTTCATCCGTATTCTGATTGCCAACCAGGCAAAGATCTTTCTACACGGCTGCCCTGTGGGGTCTCTCAGTAATGAGCTGGCCAAACTCAACCACCCGGCCCGAACAGATGCGGTCCGTGTCTTTACCCTTTTTCGTCGTTGGCTTGGCGATCAGTTCAGGGCCGCAGGCCAGGCAGACCGTGCCGATGAACTTGCCATGCATGTGCTCGCTTTTAGTCAGGGAGTCGCCACGATGGCCGTGGCATATCAGGATGAGGCCTTTGTTGAAAGAGAGGTCCAGAACCTGTGCCAGTGGCTGATGGAGCGTTTTGATACCCATTGA
- a CDS encoding YciI family protein, whose translation MFIVQLRFSEHRDKAKEYMDAHNAWLRQGFDDGVFLLAGSLDSGMGGGILAHGASRQALEQRVQTDPFVVEGVVTAEVVELAPAKADPRLEFLLAG comes from the coding sequence ATGTTTATTGTGCAATTGCGATTTTCTGAACACCGGGACAAGGCCAAGGAGTATATGGATGCCCACAATGCCTGGCTTCGACAAGGCTTTGATGATGGCGTTTTTTTATTGGCCGGCAGCCTGGATTCCGGCATGGGAGGCGGGATTCTCGCTCATGGGGCAAGCCGGCAAGCACTGGAGCAACGAGTGCAGACGGATCCGTTTGTGGTGGAGGGTGTGGTGACTGCCGAGGTGGTTGAGCTGGCTCCCGCCAAGGCTGATCCTCGCCTGGAATTCCTGTTGGCGGGTTAA
- a CDS encoding DNA-3-methyladenine glycosylase I — protein MQKTVPGDDGRPRCGWCAAAPEFFHYHDSEWGFPVDDDVRLFEKICLEGFQSGLSWRTILAKRENFRRAFAQFDFYQVAAFKDDKVEALLQDASIIRHRGKIEATINNARRAVEMVEQEGSLAAFFWRFEADPQGTSDPQTVTTSPESVALSRALKKRGWKFVGPTTCFAFMQAMGLVNDHLRDCVIHEEVALARLHFVPPGKGRGE, from the coding sequence ATGCAGAAGACCGTTCCCGGTGACGATGGGCGACCACGCTGTGGCTGGTGCGCTGCGGCGCCTGAGTTTTTTCACTATCACGACAGTGAATGGGGTTTTCCTGTTGATGATGATGTGCGCCTGTTCGAGAAAATTTGCCTTGAGGGGTTCCAGTCCGGACTAAGCTGGCGGACCATCCTCGCCAAACGTGAAAACTTTCGACGTGCTTTCGCGCAGTTTGATTTCTATCAAGTCGCCGCCTTCAAGGATGACAAGGTGGAGGCACTACTGCAGGATGCCAGCATCATTCGCCACCGAGGCAAAATAGAGGCCACCATCAACAACGCCCGGCGGGCAGTCGAAATGGTGGAGCAGGAAGGGAGTCTGGCGGCATTTTTTTGGCGCTTTGAGGCTGACCCGCAGGGGACGTCTGATCCTCAGACGGTGACGACTTCGCCCGAATCTGTGGCGCTATCCAGAGCATTGAAAAAACGCGGCTGGAAATTCGTAGGGCCAACCACCTGTTTTGCTTTCATGCAGGCCATGGGACTGGTCAACGATCACCTGAGGGATTGCGTTATCCATGAAGAGGTAGCCCTTGCCCGGCTGCATTTTGTGCCGCCGGGCAAGGGGCGGGGCGAATAG